The Paenibacillus uliginis N3/975 genome has a window encoding:
- a CDS encoding aldo/keto reductase: protein MTAKHLQDTTTLYNGVNMPWFGLGVFKVEEGPELVNAVRTAIQHGYRSVDTAAIYGNEEGVGQGIREGLATAGLNREDLFVTSKVWNADLGYELTLKAYEESLQKLGLEYLDLYLIHWPVEGKYIEAWKALETLYKQGRVKAIGVSNFQIHHLEQLMKETEIKPMVNQVEYHPRLTQTELQSFCQSNGIQLEAWSPLMQGQLLDQEELRNIAEKHHKSIAQIILRWDLQNGVVTIPKSTKEHRIMENAAIFDFELSGEDMQRINSLNQDHRVGPDPDNFDF from the coding sequence ATGACAGCAAAACACTTACAAGATACAACCACTTTATATAATGGAGTCAATATGCCTTGGTTCGGACTTGGCGTATTCAAAGTAGAAGAAGGACCGGAATTGGTAAATGCCGTACGTACGGCAATCCAGCATGGGTATCGGAGCGTGGACACAGCCGCAATATACGGTAATGAAGAAGGTGTCGGGCAAGGAATCCGCGAGGGCTTGGCAACTGCAGGTTTAAATAGAGAAGATCTGTTTGTTACATCTAAAGTGTGGAACGCTGATCTGGGTTATGAATTGACATTGAAGGCTTACGAAGAAAGTCTCCAGAAGCTTGGTCTGGAATATTTGGATTTGTACCTCATACACTGGCCGGTTGAAGGGAAATATATCGAAGCATGGAAAGCGTTAGAGACGCTTTACAAGCAAGGACGCGTAAAAGCCATTGGCGTGAGTAATTTCCAGATCCATCACCTTGAACAGTTAATGAAGGAAACCGAAATCAAGCCGATGGTGAATCAGGTTGAATATCACCCGCGACTAACGCAAACAGAACTGCAGTCGTTCTGCCAGTCGAACGGAATTCAGCTTGAAGCCTGGTCACCCTTAATGCAGGGTCAACTGCTCGATCAAGAGGAGCTTCGGAACATTGCGGAGAAACATCATAAATCCATTGCCCAGATAATTCTGCGCTGGGATTTACAGAACGGCGTAGTGACGATTCCAAAATCAACCAAGGAACACCGAATTATGGAGAATGCAGCTATCTTTGATTTTGAATTGTCTGGTGAAGATATGCAGCGCATCAACAGCTTGAATCAGGATCACAGAGTGGGTCCAGATCCGGACAATTTTGATTTCTAA
- a CDS encoding SDR family NAD(P)-dependent oxidoreductase: MNLDLQGKVALVTGSTSGIGKAIAMSLAAEGASVIINGRHEDKVKQTIHDIHSKHPDAELRFVVADLGTEEGCHQVREAAPVVDILVNNLGIFEPAEFFDISDADWFKFFETNIMSGVRLTRHYLKNMINRNEGRIIFIASEAAIMPSQEMAHYSATKTMQLSLSRSLAELTTGTRVTVNTVMPGSTLTEGVETMLNTLYPDEKLTIEEAEQRFMKENRPTSIIQRLIRPEEIADFVTYLSSPKSSAINGSALRIDGGLVRSVF, encoded by the coding sequence ATGAATCTAGATTTACAGGGCAAAGTCGCATTGGTAACAGGTTCAACGTCCGGCATCGGCAAAGCGATAGCGATGTCTCTTGCCGCCGAGGGAGCATCGGTTATTATTAATGGAAGACACGAGGATAAAGTGAAACAAACAATACATGACATTCACTCGAAGCATCCAGATGCCGAGTTGCGTTTTGTCGTAGCAGATCTTGGCACGGAGGAGGGTTGCCATCAGGTCAGGGAAGCTGCTCCGGTTGTTGATATTTTGGTTAACAATTTAGGGATCTTTGAGCCTGCTGAATTCTTCGATATATCGGATGCAGATTGGTTCAAGTTTTTTGAGACGAATATTATGAGCGGTGTTCGGTTAACACGGCACTATCTGAAAAACATGATCAATCGCAATGAAGGCAGAATCATCTTTATCGCGAGTGAAGCAGCCATTATGCCTTCGCAGGAGATGGCACATTACAGTGCAACCAAGACGATGCAGCTGTCTCTTTCCCGGAGCTTGGCTGAGCTGACAACAGGCACACGCGTAACGGTGAATACCGTCATGCCTGGATCAACCCTTACCGAAGGCGTTGAGACGATGCTGAATACCTTGTACCCGGATGAGAAGCTTACCATCGAAGAAGCCGAGCAGCGGTTTATGAAGGAAAACCGGCCGACGTCTATTATTCAGAGACTGATTCGACCGGAGGAGATTGCGGATTTTGTTACGTATCTGAGCAGCCCCAAGTCCTCGGCCATTAACGGTTCAGCACTCCGCATTGATGGGGGCTTGGTACGAAGCGTGTTCTAA
- a CDS encoding AraC family transcriptional regulator, with protein sequence MSEPMYKQQEELAKLIECYSSQEGVNATAIPSLFFIRRSNITGPKHSVYKPSICIIVQGAKEVWLSQERFRYSPADYLVASVDLPVTAQIVEASSEVPYLALNLVFTPSQILEVLRDSEIRVGKKENANRAMFVSPTELSMLDAVIRLARLLDNPKDIPLLAPLFTKEILYRVLQGRHGNVLVQIALEGSSTNRIRDVIDQITNNYDRSFRIEKLAEIANMSAASLHRHFKEVTAMSPIQFQKQLRLQEARRLLLSESTDAADVAFQVGYESPSQFSREYSRMFGFPPREDVKRLRGEL encoded by the coding sequence ATGTCTGAACCAATGTATAAACAGCAAGAAGAGCTTGCTAAACTCATAGAGTGTTATTCAAGTCAGGAAGGTGTTAACGCAACTGCGATTCCATCTTTATTTTTTATTCGCCGCTCTAATATTACCGGTCCAAAGCACAGTGTCTACAAGCCTTCTATATGCATCATCGTTCAAGGTGCGAAGGAGGTATGGCTGTCACAGGAGCGGTTTAGGTACAGTCCAGCCGATTACCTTGTTGCATCGGTTGATCTGCCGGTTACGGCGCAAATTGTGGAAGCTTCTTCAGAGGTTCCGTATTTGGCTCTCAATCTTGTATTTACACCGAGTCAAATCTTAGAAGTTCTACGTGATTCTGAAATTCGAGTTGGAAAGAAAGAGAATGCTAATCGAGCCATGTTTGTCAGCCCGACAGAGTTATCAATGCTAGATGCTGTAATCAGATTAGCTCGTTTGTTAGACAATCCGAAGGATATTCCGTTACTTGCTCCTCTTTTTACGAAGGAAATTCTCTATAGGGTTCTGCAAGGGCGGCATGGGAATGTGCTGGTACAGATTGCATTAGAAGGAAGCTCTACCAATCGTATTAGAGACGTAATCGACCAAATTACGAATAACTATGACAGGTCTTTTCGGATTGAAAAGCTTGCAGAAATAGCAAATATGAGTGCTGCCTCACTTCACAGGCACTTTAAAGAGGTAACCGCTATGAGCCCGATTCAGTTCCAAAAACAACTGAGACTCCAGGAAGCCCGGCGCCTGTTATTGTCGGAGTCAACAGATGCTGCTGATGTCGCTTTCCAGGTAGGTTATGAAAGTCCATCGCAATTCAGTCGCGAATATTCCCGTATGTTTGGTTTTCCACCAAGAGAAGATGTAAAGCGCCTGAGGGGGGAACTATGA
- a CDS encoding sugar efflux transporter, with translation MVYSSFVLLVGVGISITQPYLSLYATEDLGMSAGAFGVFIAVSSLSGVVVNSLIVKRSDSGLDRKWLIILAMLSSALGYASYLVFDNFIILLIVITIFNGYGASAMPQIYAYAQESAIESQTSDRTFAMSTLRSLVSLGFLIGPLVGTLILGLLGYRGLFLGTSAIYLTIASLIFLFLQKRKTVQGNDKKRKSKATSSLKNRQIMQPLIAFTLLFAVNAINGINTPLFIINELQGTHMDVGLVVSISAGLEIPIMLTLGALGRKISNHSLMIIGCFVALIYYSILSISTDSWQLIAAQLLQATYVAIVMGNGLSYFTDLLPDSPGLSTTIYYNGSIIGRLVGNMGGGIIAQFVGFRHVYWACLAIVIFSLFILWRTKPHRESEAATGHTGSV, from the coding sequence ATGGTTTATTCGTCATTTGTACTGCTGGTTGGTGTGGGAATTTCTATTACGCAGCCATATCTATCCTTGTATGCCACTGAAGATTTGGGAATGAGTGCGGGAGCCTTTGGGGTGTTCATCGCAGTAAGTTCATTAAGCGGAGTAGTGGTCAACTCGCTAATTGTTAAGCGATCGGATAGCGGATTGGATCGAAAATGGTTGATTATTTTAGCAATGCTTTCATCTGCTCTAGGGTATGCTTCATATTTAGTTTTTGATAACTTCATTATTCTGTTGATTGTCATCACTATTTTTAATGGATACGGGGCTTCTGCCATGCCGCAAATCTACGCCTACGCACAGGAGTCGGCAATTGAAAGCCAAACGAGTGATAGGACTTTTGCGATGTCAACATTACGTTCTCTGGTATCACTGGGATTCCTGATAGGACCGTTAGTCGGTACACTCATTTTGGGATTACTTGGATACAGGGGGCTTTTTCTAGGGACATCCGCCATCTATCTTACAATTGCTTCACTTATATTCTTGTTTCTGCAAAAACGAAAAACTGTTCAAGGCAATGACAAAAAGAGAAAAAGCAAGGCCACCTCATCGCTTAAAAACAGGCAAATCATGCAGCCGCTTATCGCCTTTACCTTACTATTTGCGGTCAATGCTATTAATGGAATCAACACGCCGTTGTTTATAATAAATGAACTCCAAGGTACACATATGGATGTCGGTTTAGTCGTTAGTATTTCTGCTGGCTTGGAAATTCCCATAATGCTTACATTAGGTGCACTGGGCAGAAAAATATCAAACCATTCATTAATGATCATTGGATGTTTTGTGGCTCTTATCTATTACAGCATCTTAAGTATATCGACCGATTCCTGGCAACTTATCGCTGCGCAGCTTCTGCAGGCAACGTATGTAGCTATTGTCATGGGTAATGGACTAAGTTATTTCACGGATTTATTACCTGATTCACCAGGGCTATCCACCACGATCTATTACAATGGGTCCATCATTGGAAGACTAGTCGGAAATATGGGTGGCGGTATCATTGCCCAGTTTGTAGGATTTCGTCATGTTTATTGGGCCTGTCTCGCCATTGTGATTTTCTCGTTGTTTATCTTATGGAGAACAAAACCTCATAGGGAAAGCGAAGCAGCAACAGGGCACACTGGGTCCGTGTAG
- a CDS encoding helix-turn-helix transcriptional regulator, with protein MNKSERLNDMIRYLNSREFFNLHDLMDKYNISKSTALRDISSLEQLGMPIFAEHGRHGRYGILKNRLLSPIIFTIDEVYALYFAMLTLESYQSTPFHLSVNKLNEKFEDCLSKKQIEQIHKMKKVLQFEIYQHNNVSRFLDGILKSILNESNCKIQYVKNNQTKSYHVQFFKISAKFGQWYATGIELNTNQYRVFRCDRITFIEEEEIKSHFSIDELVSRSLEMYQSEKSIDFEVEILEQVKDLFYKEHYPSMKIENGNKTVIKGFYNLGEEEFIANYFMRYGNYVISVKPDSLKQIIQDKIENLLNHYQKL; from the coding sequence ATGAATAAATCAGAAAGATTAAATGACATGATAAGATACTTAAATAGTCGAGAGTTCTTTAATTTACATGACCTAATGGATAAATACAATATTTCAAAAAGTACAGCTCTACGTGATATTAGTTCATTAGAACAATTAGGTATGCCTATTTTTGCGGAACATGGCAGACATGGACGATATGGCATCTTAAAAAATAGATTGTTATCCCCCATTATTTTTACGATAGATGAAGTGTATGCTCTGTACTTTGCGATGTTGACGTTAGAATCTTATCAATCAACACCATTTCATTTAAGTGTTAATAAACTAAATGAAAAGTTTGAAGACTGTCTTTCTAAAAAACAAATAGAACAGATTCACAAAATGAAAAAAGTCCTACAGTTTGAAATATATCAGCATAATAATGTTAGTCGTTTTTTAGATGGAATTCTAAAAAGCATTCTTAATGAGAGTAACTGTAAGATTCAATATGTTAAAAATAATCAGACAAAAAGTTACCATGTTCAATTTTTCAAAATTTCCGCTAAGTTTGGTCAATGGTATGCTACAGGAATAGAGTTAAATACGAATCAATATAGAGTTTTCAGATGCGATAGAATAACCTTTATAGAAGAAGAGGAAATCAAATCTCACTTTTCTATAGATGAACTCGTTAGTCGTTCATTAGAAATGTATCAATCTGAGAAGAGTATTGACTTTGAAGTAGAGATTTTAGAACAAGTAAAGGATCTTTTTTATAAAGAACATTATCCTTCTATGAAAATAGAAAATGGTAATAAAACAGTTATTAAGGGATTCTATAATCTAGGAGAAGAGGAGTTTATAGCTAACTATTTTATGAGATATGGTAATTATGTTATATCAGTGAAGCCTGATTCATTAAAACAAATTATCCAAGATAAAATAGAGAATCTCTTAAATCACTATCAAAAATTATAA
- a CDS encoding VOC family protein, protein MSATLEVAIFLSMNGKAQEAIHFYKKHFNAEELLLVTYEDMEKRESSLQLTDENKNYISHSVLLIGRTKVMIAEYTMNISEEYTVGNNTSLCIQSADLEEIEHFYNSLITDDRVKIIVPLSNNVFSKAYGIIEDPFGIQIQLMFDHRLQ, encoded by the coding sequence ATGAGTGCAACACTAGAAGTAGCTATTTTCTTATCCATGAACGGAAAAGCACAAGAAGCTATACATTTTTACAAAAAGCATTTTAACGCAGAGGAATTGTTACTTGTTACCTATGAAGACATGGAAAAACGTGAAAGCTCATTGCAGCTTACTGATGAAAATAAGAATTATATTTCTCACTCTGTCTTATTAATCGGAAGAACAAAAGTAATGATAGCGGAATATACAATGAATATCAGCGAAGAATATACAGTTGGGAATAACACTTCATTATGTATTCAAAGTGCTGACTTAGAAGAAATTGAACATTTTTATAATAGCTTAATTACAGATGATAGAGTGAAAATCATTGTTCCTTTATCTAATAATGTGTTCAGCAAAGCATACGGTATTATAGAAGACCCGTTCGGTATTCAAATACAATTAATGTTTGACCATAGATTACAATAA
- a CDS encoding isocitrate lyase/PEP mutase family protein encodes MEKTRSIQMVTDFKELHSNFFILPNAWDAASAKIFEQCGFKAIGTTSAGIAVSHGYSDRNMPFDTMLAVVRKIVQAVNIPVTVDIEDGYGETPEEVAESVRQVIKVGAVGINLEDATMDPQAPLYDIQVQQKKIAAIRQLGDRIGFPIFINARTDPYWIKHVTSSGRLEETVKRAHAYQEAGADCIFVPGIREISDIRTLRKEISGPINVLAGPELPPAHELEALGIQRISTGSGPFRATVSLLHRIGQEMLERGTFEQMTSKVLSYDDLSQL; translated from the coding sequence ATGGAAAAGACAAGATCCATACAAATGGTTACAGATTTTAAAGAGCTTCACTCAAATTTCTTTATTTTGCCCAATGCATGGGATGCGGCGAGTGCTAAAATTTTCGAGCAGTGTGGCTTCAAAGCGATAGGCACGACCAGTGCAGGCATCGCCGTCTCCCACGGATATTCGGACCGGAACATGCCGTTTGATACGATGCTGGCTGTAGTCCGTAAGATCGTTCAGGCCGTCAACATTCCGGTTACCGTGGATATAGAAGACGGCTATGGGGAGACCCCAGAGGAAGTCGCGGAGTCAGTTAGACAGGTGATCAAGGTAGGAGCGGTGGGGATCAACCTCGAAGACGCCACCATGGACCCGCAAGCGCCGTTGTATGATATTCAGGTTCAGCAAAAAAAAATAGCCGCCATCCGGCAGCTTGGGGATCGCATAGGTTTTCCTATTTTTATCAATGCCCGGACCGATCCATATTGGATCAAGCATGTGACTTCTTCCGGGAGGCTCGAAGAAACGGTAAAACGGGCACATGCCTACCAGGAAGCAGGGGCAGATTGTATTTTTGTCCCCGGAATCAGGGAAATTTCCGACATCCGGACACTCCGTAAAGAAATAAGCGGTCCGATAAATGTATTGGCTGGGCCTGAGCTGCCTCCCGCACATGAACTTGAGGCACTCGGGATCCAGCGAATCAGCACCGGCTCAGGACCTTTTCGTGCGACAGTATCGCTGCTACACCGCATCGGCCAAGAAATGTTGGAAAGGGGCACCTTTGAGCAAATGACCTCAAAAGTTCTTTCTTATGACGATTTATCACAGCTCTGA
- a CDS encoding AraC family transcriptional regulator produces the protein MADVTFYRDEALPFLEAKRCHKSDLAYQKHFHEEYSIGLIDEGETQAWCDGILWRVEAGRMISFPPLMFHACQPAEDAQWKYKMLFIKPEWLAHLEMPDINQLHIPFLLENGKNEACSKLLNRIMEALTRSGSPLEIETALIELVHKLVNKHASDLTHEPYGILEPKYVNLLKEYIHAHYTDRITLDTLEQEAGISRYHLIRMFKKSTHVPPHVYQNLLRINHAKKELKNRRPIAEIAVDTGFYDQSHFSKAFAKIVGATPQTYAMSV, from the coding sequence ATGGCTGATGTGACCTTTTACCGTGACGAAGCGCTGCCTTTTCTGGAGGCGAAGCGATGCCATAAGAGTGATCTGGCGTATCAGAAGCATTTTCACGAGGAGTATTCCATCGGTTTAATCGATGAAGGCGAAACACAGGCATGGTGTGATGGCATCTTGTGGCGCGTTGAGGCGGGACGAATGATCAGCTTTCCACCGCTCATGTTCCACGCTTGTCAGCCTGCGGAAGATGCGCAATGGAAATACAAAATGCTGTTCATTAAACCGGAATGGCTCGCTCATCTTGAAATGCCCGATATCAACCAGCTTCATATTCCTTTCTTGCTCGAAAATGGGAAGAATGAAGCCTGTAGCAAGCTGCTTAATCGTATCATGGAGGCACTGACCCGGAGCGGTTCACCACTCGAAATCGAAACTGCGTTAATCGAACTGGTGCACAAGCTCGTAAACAAGCATGCGTCCGATCTGACACATGAGCCTTATGGCATACTGGAACCGAAGTACGTCAATCTGCTGAAGGAATATATCCATGCACATTATACCGATCGGATTACACTAGACACGCTTGAGCAGGAAGCCGGGATCAGCCGATATCATCTCATTCGCATGTTCAAGAAAAGCACACATGTACCGCCTCATGTGTATCAAAATCTACTGCGTATCAATCATGCTAAGAAAGAATTGAAAAATCGGCGGCCCATTGCCGAAATTGCTGTAGACACCGG